A window from Glandiceps talaboti chromosome 15, keGlaTala1.1, whole genome shotgun sequence encodes these proteins:
- the LOC144446868 gene encoding palmitoyltransferase ZDHHC16-like: MRRYMDTALAYLTKRLSSSQTLKYIFDIVVDNVVRHLGRYDMNKLNDVSTCKKCGLPKPPRTHHCRICKRCTLKMDHHCPWLNNCIGHYNHRYFVQFCVFTSLGTTYLAIAVWPLFYEEYFATPEHSDIDENGVARFQISLFGLKSIIQVETFLSSVLMVVLTGLALYHVRSVTRGETSIEVHINRKQSTRLKTLGCIYQNPYDFGPLENWRKFLGLRNKRRFWSHILIPSGHPPDGNGYQWDTNYDKNNIHIFSV, translated from the exons ATGCGTCGGTACATGGATACGGCATTGGCGTACCTGACAAAAAGGTTATCTTCTTCACAGACACTCAAATACATCTTCGATATCGTCGTAGACAATGTCGTGAGACACCTTGGACGT TATGATATGAACAAATTAAATGATGTATCTACCTGTAAAAAATGTGGATTACCAAAGCCACCCCGTACCCATCATTGTCGAATATGCAAAAGGTGTACGTTGAAGATGGACCACCATTGTC CATGGCTTAACAACTGCATTGGTCATTATAACCACCGATATTTCGTTCAGTTTTGTGTATTTACATCGCTTGGTACCACCTATCTAGCTATAGCCGTATGGCCTTTATTTTACGAAGAATACTTCGCTACTCCT GAACACTCAGATATTGATGAGAATGGAGTTGCAAGATTTCAAATATCGCTATTTGGCTTGAAAAGTATTATACAAGTGGAGACGTTCTTAAGTAGTGTTCTGATGGTGGTACTCACAGGACTTGCATTATATCATGTAAGATCGGTAACCAGGGGAGAAACTAGTATAGAAGTCCACATCAATAGAAAACAATCCACAAGACTAAAAACACTAGGTTGT ATATATCAAAATCCATATGATTTTGGTCCGCTTGAAAACTGGAGAAAATTTTTAGGACTGAGGAACAAAAG GAGATTTTGGAGTCATATCTTAATACCATCAGGGCACCCTCCAGATGGTAATGGATACCAGTGGGACACCAATTATGATAAAaacaacattcacatttttagTGTCTAA